One region of Primulina tabacum isolate GXHZ01 chromosome 17, ASM2559414v2, whole genome shotgun sequence genomic DNA includes:
- the LOC142530348 gene encoding protein PAL OF QUIRKY-like: MNPKNSPPSAAASKLRLMCSHGGYIVPRPHDKSLFYAGGETRIVALDRRTTAASLSALTAQLSRAIFNNRPFHLKYQLPNEGLDSLISVVTDEDLLNMLEEHDRITPPSRIRLFLFTVKPESLGSTLLDPKSETWFCDALKSTRILPKGQSADSGLLMGLGSEIETPAECGGISIEDSHGAELALETSLSFKSTGSSNSMANSPQIGIGQYEDNGSNLLQRKIRVPSSASIESDNSVGSAAPPSKTGIYQESLVQIPIEAPSFLIEPESTYLDHSCNLPSSEPVKVLGYPTSQQPDGKQLQHESQHIQGNLHYIPQYVANPMSISQYYPVYQMPSYQQHVPCPTNLPYPIHLVPIRSTQHLHTSMQCYFIDTNNPSSSTRPPLHPQTAAVAPPVTHKEISGAQPVTESTTKSYKNVLDDTMLVGIPSSSDQLVVVPNETQIPSEPVPTTSVPSSMPSADFDEDIAYNPIYKTQPTPPVLPSQYQTLKMRTTLLLSESSVHRQM, translated from the exons ATGAACCCCAAAAATTCGCCACCCTCCGCCGCCGCCTCCAAACTCCGACTCATGTGCAGCCACGGCGGCTACATAGTCCCCCGTCCACACGACAAGTCCCTCTTCTACGCCGGCGGCGAGACTCGCATTGTCGCGCTCGACCGCCGTACCACCGCGGCCTCCCTCTCCGCCCTCACCGCTCAGCTCTCACGTGCCATCTTCAACAACCGCCCCTTCCATCTCAAGTACCAGCTGCCCAACGAAGGCCTCGATTCCTTAATCTCCGTCGTCACGGACGAGGATCTCTTGAACATGCTCGAGGAGCACGACCGAATTACTCCCCCTTCCCGCATCAGACTATTTCTCTTCACCGTCAAGCCCGAGTCGTTGGGTTCCACACTCCTAGACCCGAAATCCGAGACTTGGTTCTGCGACGCTCTGAAGAGCACAAGAATTTTGCCCAAGGGGCAGTCTGCGGATTCTGGTTTGTTGATGGGTCTTGGATCGGAGATTGAAACTCCTGCAGAGTGTGGTGGCATCAGTATCGAGGATAGTCATGGGGCTGAATTAGCTCTTGAAACAAGCCTATCGTTCAAGTCAACTGGTTCTTCAAATTCCATGGCGAATTCGCCGCAGATCGGGATTGGTCAGTACGAAGATAATGGGTCGAATCTGCTGCAGAGAAAGATCAGAGTACCATCATCAGCTTCTATTGAAag TGATAATAGTGTTGGAAGTGCAGCGCCGCCATCAAAAACTGGAATTTATCAAGAATCACTTGTACAAATCCCCATAGAGGCACCATCTTTCCTTATTGAACCGGAAAGtacttatttggatcattcatgtAATCTTCCCTCTTCAGAACCAGTTAAAGTACTGGGCTATCCGACATCACAGCAACCAGATGGAAAACAGCTACAACATGAATCACAACATATTCAAGGAAACCTGCATTACATACCTCAATACGTGGCAAATCCAATGTCAATTTCGCAGTATTATCCCGTATATCAGATGCCATCCTATCAGCAGCATGTCCCGTGTCCAACGAATCTGCCTTATCCAATACATTTAGTTCCCATAAGATCGACGCAGCATCTTCATACATCAATGCAGTGTTATTTCATTGATACAAATAACCCCAGTTCTTCGACTCGACCCCCTTTGCATCCGCAGACAGCAGCAGTTGCTCCTCCTGTTACTCATAAAGAAATCTCTGGAGCTCAACCTGTTACAGAATCAACCACAAAATCTTACAAGAATGTTCTTGATGATACAATGCTAGTTGGCATACCTTCTAGTTCCGATCAACTGGTGGTAGTCCCTAATGAGACTCAGATTCCTTCTGAACCTGTTCCAACTACTTCAGTGCCTTCTTCTATGCCCAGTGCTGATTTTGATGAAGATATAGCATACAACCCAATATACAAAACTCAGCCTACACCACCTGTGTTGCCTTCTCAGTACCAAACGCTGAAAATGAGAACGACTCTGCTGCTTTCAGAGTCTTCAGTCCACCGGCAGATGTAG
- the LOC142530347 gene encoding protein PLASTID MOVEMENT IMPAIRED 2-like isoform X1: MVNYVCVCVQKLYTLEQQNFTRQEGKSNEYNQSRKQAESVTKEAESELSAAKAMVKELSRRAEESYSRAKTEIREVEKLRMAKRREGERSTELESIIQELSKLRLDMASVLQERRRAEREIDSSMVRMQQHSRTLETVKREIEEINEEHVLVELARIEAIKERGAAEAQRKESSETFKAAKEDTVKKKKEMIQEIENAKELENKLAITLSDITLLQGGINLLKKMERRAENIESNFLEEGERTVDESTLYSITKELEATKKELASVKNDSFQFMTSMDIVRNELRHVMEETAQVKKNEQKPEMIIQNLNSKLLKAKAKLEATSASEDKMKSIVSNLSLTLEQLKSDSEKAKKERSIISEETGIIKADVQKTEMEIDLAEERLQAALQDLKAVKASETEALNNLKAQTEITIRNRVSASKRGSTITISRFEYEYLTGSAAGANEIAEKKVLAAHAWIEALKASEKEMAIKTELLRRESRELKVEEEHEVRKTKRSLSAKKVVEKELAHMRQKSAKNMEPEILQPENALRSKSMNRSFRMAPVKKVMSRRISTTADHNASKGPSFRVRRRKKIIPDLTKFFGGKNSI; encoded by the coding sequence ATGGTAAATtacgtgtgtgtgtgcgtgcagAAACTTTACACGCTGGAACAACAGAACTTCACCAGGCAAGAAGGAAAAAGTAACGAATACAATCAGAGTAGAAAACAAGCAGAATCGGTAACAAAAGAAGCTGAATCCGAGCTTTCTGCAGCAAAGGCGATGGTGAAAGAACTAAGTCGAAGAGCTGAGGAATCATATTCAAGAGCCAAAACGGAGATTCGAGAAGTGGAGAAGCTAAGGATGGCCAAAAGAAGGGAAGGGGAACGGAGCACCGAATTGGAGTCGATCATACAAGAGCTGAGCAAGCTTAGGCTGGATATGGCTTCCGTCTTACAAGAAAGGAGAAGGGCCGAACGAGAAATAGACTCCTCCATGGTGCGTATGCAGCAGCATTCGAGAACGTTAGAAACGGTCAAGAGGGAGATTGAGGAAATTAATGAAGAGCATGTGCTGGTTGAGTTGGCTAGAATTGAGGCCATTAAGGAGCGTGGAGCGGCTGAAGCTCAGAGAAAAGAAAGCAGTGAAACATTCAAGGCTGCAAAGGAGGATACTGTGAAGAAAAAGAAggaaatgatacaagaaattGAAAATGCTAAAGAACTGGAGAATAAGCTCGCTATTACATTATCAGACATCACTTTGTTACAGGGTGGGATAAATCTACTGAAGAAAATGGAGAGAAGAGCAGAGAACATTGAAAGTAACTTTCTGGAAGAAGGTGAACGAACAGTTGATGAATCTACTCTATATTCCATCACAAAAGAGTTAGAGGCTACAAAGAAGGAATTGGCTTCTGTTAAAAATGATAGTTTTCAGTTCATGACTTCCATGGATATTGTGAGGAATGAGCTAAGGCATGTTATGGAAGAAACAGCTCAAGTCAAAAAGAACGAGCAGAAACCAGAGATGATAATCCAGAATCTCAATTCAAAGCTTCTAAAAGCTAAAGCAAAGCTAGAAGCAACATCTGCGTCTGAAGATAAGATGAAATCTATTGTGTCGAATCTATCACTTACTCTTGAACAGTTAAAATCTGATTCCGAGAAGGCCAAGAAAGAACGATCCATAATCAGCGAAGAAACGGGGATCATCAAAGCAGATGTACAAAAAACTGAAATGGAGATAGATTTAGCAGAGGAAAGGTTACAGGCGGCCCTTCAAGATCTTAAAGCCGTTAAAGCATCAGAAACTGAGGCCCTCAATAATCTAAAAGCACAAACTGAGATTACAATTAGAAATCGAGTTTCAGCCTCAAAACGAGGCTCAACCATCACAATTTCCAGATTTGAATACGAGTACCTGACAGGAAGCGCTGCCGGGGCCAACGAAATTGCAGAAAAAAAAGTTTTGGCAGCTCATGCTTGGATCGAAGCTCTAAAAGCAAGTGAAAAAGAGATGGCGATTAAAACCGAGCTATTGCGAAGGGAATCTAGGGAGCTTAAAGTAGAGGAAGAACACGAGGTTCGCAAAACAAAGAGGTCATTGAGTGCAAAGAAAGTGGTGGAGAAAGAACTGGCGCACATGAGGCAAAAGTCTGCAAAAAATATGGAACCTGAAATCTTGCAGCCTGAGAATGCGCTTCGAAGCAAATCGATGAACCGAAGCTTTAGAATGGCACCTGTCAAAAAAGTTATGTCTCGAAGAATATCAACTACAGCAGATCACAATGCTTCTAAAGGGCCATCTTTCAGAGTAAGGAGGAGAAAAAAGATTATACCAGATCTAACCAAGTTCTTTGGAGGAAAGAATAGCATCTAA
- the LOC142530347 gene encoding protein PLASTID MOVEMENT IMPAIRED 2-like isoform X2, with the protein MVKELSRRAEESYSRAKTEIREVEKLRMAKRREGERSTELESIIQELSKLRLDMASVLQERRRAEREIDSSMVRMQQHSRTLETVKREIEEINEEHVLVELARIEAIKERGAAEAQRKESSETFKAAKEDTVKKKKEMIQEIENAKELENKLAITLSDITLLQGGINLLKKMERRAENIESNFLEEGERTVDESTLYSITKELEATKKELASVKNDSFQFMTSMDIVRNELRHVMEETAQVKKNEQKPEMIIQNLNSKLLKAKAKLEATSASEDKMKSIVSNLSLTLEQLKSDSEKAKKERSIISEETGIIKADVQKTEMEIDLAEERLQAALQDLKAVKASETEALNNLKAQTEITIRNRVSASKRGSTITISRFEYEYLTGSAAGANEIAEKKVLAAHAWIEALKASEKEMAIKTELLRRESRELKVEEEHEVRKTKRSLSAKKVVEKELAHMRQKSAKNMEPEILQPENALRSKSMNRSFRMAPVKKVMSRRISTTADHNASKGPSFRVRRRKKIIPDLTKFFGGKNSI; encoded by the coding sequence ATGGTGAAAGAACTAAGTCGAAGAGCTGAGGAATCATATTCAAGAGCCAAAACGGAGATTCGAGAAGTGGAGAAGCTAAGGATGGCCAAAAGAAGGGAAGGGGAACGGAGCACCGAATTGGAGTCGATCATACAAGAGCTGAGCAAGCTTAGGCTGGATATGGCTTCCGTCTTACAAGAAAGGAGAAGGGCCGAACGAGAAATAGACTCCTCCATGGTGCGTATGCAGCAGCATTCGAGAACGTTAGAAACGGTCAAGAGGGAGATTGAGGAAATTAATGAAGAGCATGTGCTGGTTGAGTTGGCTAGAATTGAGGCCATTAAGGAGCGTGGAGCGGCTGAAGCTCAGAGAAAAGAAAGCAGTGAAACATTCAAGGCTGCAAAGGAGGATACTGTGAAGAAAAAGAAggaaatgatacaagaaattGAAAATGCTAAAGAACTGGAGAATAAGCTCGCTATTACATTATCAGACATCACTTTGTTACAGGGTGGGATAAATCTACTGAAGAAAATGGAGAGAAGAGCAGAGAACATTGAAAGTAACTTTCTGGAAGAAGGTGAACGAACAGTTGATGAATCTACTCTATATTCCATCACAAAAGAGTTAGAGGCTACAAAGAAGGAATTGGCTTCTGTTAAAAATGATAGTTTTCAGTTCATGACTTCCATGGATATTGTGAGGAATGAGCTAAGGCATGTTATGGAAGAAACAGCTCAAGTCAAAAAGAACGAGCAGAAACCAGAGATGATAATCCAGAATCTCAATTCAAAGCTTCTAAAAGCTAAAGCAAAGCTAGAAGCAACATCTGCGTCTGAAGATAAGATGAAATCTATTGTGTCGAATCTATCACTTACTCTTGAACAGTTAAAATCTGATTCCGAGAAGGCCAAGAAAGAACGATCCATAATCAGCGAAGAAACGGGGATCATCAAAGCAGATGTACAAAAAACTGAAATGGAGATAGATTTAGCAGAGGAAAGGTTACAGGCGGCCCTTCAAGATCTTAAAGCCGTTAAAGCATCAGAAACTGAGGCCCTCAATAATCTAAAAGCACAAACTGAGATTACAATTAGAAATCGAGTTTCAGCCTCAAAACGAGGCTCAACCATCACAATTTCCAGATTTGAATACGAGTACCTGACAGGAAGCGCTGCCGGGGCCAACGAAATTGCAGAAAAAAAAGTTTTGGCAGCTCATGCTTGGATCGAAGCTCTAAAAGCAAGTGAAAAAGAGATGGCGATTAAAACCGAGCTATTGCGAAGGGAATCTAGGGAGCTTAAAGTAGAGGAAGAACACGAGGTTCGCAAAACAAAGAGGTCATTGAGTGCAAAGAAAGTGGTGGAGAAAGAACTGGCGCACATGAGGCAAAAGTCTGCAAAAAATATGGAACCTGAAATCTTGCAGCCTGAGAATGCGCTTCGAAGCAAATCGATGAACCGAAGCTTTAGAATGGCACCTGTCAAAAAAGTTATGTCTCGAAGAATATCAACTACAGCAGATCACAATGCTTCTAAAGGGCCATCTTTCAGAGTAAGGAGGAGAAAAAAGATTATACCAGATCTAACCAAGTTCTTTGGAGGAAAGAATAGCATCTAA
- the LOC142531756 gene encoding non-specific lipid-transfer protein 2-like produces the protein MNKSDAASSVALQCLLVAVVLLGEAVHGTSAVTCSPLELSPCFGAIVGSSQSPSAECCRKLREQKPCLCGYLKNPNLRPYVGSPNAKKVAAACGVPTPTC, from the coding sequence atgaacaagtcTGATGCAGCATCAAGTGTGGCGCTCCAGTGTCTGCTAGTGGCAGTGGTCCTGCTAGGTGAGGCGGTGCATGGTACGTCGGCGGTGACCTGCAGCCCGCTGGAGCTGAGTCCATGCTTCGGGGCCATAGTCGGTTCGTCGCAGTCGCCGTCCGCCGAGTGTTGCCGGAAGCTTAGAGAACAAAAGCCTTGTCTCTGTGGCTACCTCAAGAATCCAAACCTCCGGCCTTATGTGGGCTCTCCCAACGCCAAAAAGGTCGCTGCAGCTTGCGGAGTCCCCACTCCCACTTGCTAG
- the LOC142531755 gene encoding uncharacterized protein LOC142531755 — MAPLHGFKMLATKCTVAGSPTRSPTTSPVIPLRRRKTLRMLLSHGDGEDRPPGKGKSFSVSRKLKDLFLSSPPGLQERVARKRLSPTSGGGAGGGVGRCGARSRRPTAATFRQRLLRRAWRPLLVAIPE, encoded by the coding sequence ATGGCACCTCTCCACGGATTCAAGATGTTAGCCACCAAGTGTACGGTCGCCGGTAGCCCCACAAGAAGCCCCACTACCAGCCCGGTGATCCCCCTCCGCCGGAGGAAAACTCTCCGAATGCTGCTTAGTCACGGCGATGGCGAGGATAGACCACCTGGGAAAGGGAAGTCGTTTTCTGTGAGTCGAAAGCTCAAGGATCTGTTCCTGTCTTCTCCCCCGGGACTCCAGGAAAGGGTTGCGAGGAAGCGCTTGTCGCCGACCTCCGGGGGTGGTGCCGGAGGCGGTGTAGGCAGATGCGGGGCACGATCACGGCGGCCGACGGCAGCTACGTTCCGGCAGCGATTGCTGAGGAGAGCTTGGCGACCTTTGCTCGTCGCTATACCTGaataa
- the LOC142531305 gene encoding uncharacterized protein LOC142531305, which translates to MGGVTSSVAAKFAFFPPTPPSYTVVANESCGGALCIPEVPRRDDVDVLRLRTRKGNDVVAVHISHPKANPTLLYSHGNAADLGQMFELFVELSLRLRINLMGYDYSGYGQSTGKPTECNTYADIDAVYKCLKEKYGVKDDQLILYGQSVGSGPTIDLAARKPDLRGVVLHSPILSGLRVLYPVKRTYWFDIYKNIDKIGGINCPILVIHGTADDIVDCSHGKRLWELCTVKYDPTWINGGGHCNLELYPEFIKHLKKFVLALGKLRQASNVSAIASLEPENKSKSAESNTADTIELPPNLPEISRNSLDSRLDKSKKSSVLEKSRMSTDRVDRFRRKKHLIW; encoded by the exons ATGGGTGGAGTTACTTCGTCGGTCGCTGCTAAGTTCGCTTTCTTCCCGCCGACCCCGCCGTCGTACACGGTCGTGGCGAACGAGTCGTGCGGCGGAGCGCTGTGTATTCCGGAGGTGCCTCGGAGGGACGACGTCGACGTTTTGAGGCTGAGGACGCGTAAAGGGAATGACGTGGTGGCGGTTCACATCAGCCACCCTAAGGCGAACCCGACTCTCCTCTATTCCCACGGTAACGCCGCCGATTTAGGTCAGATGTTTGAGCTTTTCGTCGAGCTCAGCCTCCGTCTTCGCATCAATCTGATGGG GTATGATTACTCAGGCTATGGACAGTCCACTGGAAAG CCAACTGAATGTAATACATACGCAGACATTGATGCTGTATACAAGTGCCTCAAAGAGAAATATGGGGTTAAAGACGACCAGTTAATACTCTACGGTCAATCTGTTGGTAGCGGTCCCACCATTGATCTTGCAGCACGAAAACCTGACTTGAGAGGGGTTGTTCTGCATAGTCCTATTTTATCTGGGTTAAGGGTGTTGTACCCTGTAAAACGGACATATTGGTTCGATATTTACAAG AATATTGACAAAATTGGTGGAATTAACTGTCCAATTCTTGTTATTCAT GGAACAGCTGATGACATTGTTGATTGCTCACATGGCAAGCGGCTTTGGGAGCTTTGCACCGTAAAGTACGATCCTACATGGATAAATGGCGGTGGACATTGCAATCTTGAACTGTATCCCGAGTTCATCAAGCATCTCAAAAAGTTTGTATTGGCTCTTGGAAAATTAAGACAAGCATCCAATGTTTCAGCAATAGCATCATTAGAGCCCGAGAATAAGAGCAAATCAGCAGAAAGCAACACTGCAGACACGATCGAGTTACCACCAAATCTTCcagaaatttcaagaaacaGTTTGGATAGCCGACTGGACAAATCCAAGAAATCGAGTGTTCTTGAAAAATCAAGAATGAGTACTGATCGTGTCGACAGATTTAGGAGGAAAAAACACCTGATATGGTGA
- the LOC142531304 gene encoding uncharacterized protein LOC142531304: MNDSMEKTTSSLAIVEKKPQGTGGCVGIFFELFDWNRRFSKKKLFSKRLLPPVRLKQGSKENGGDDKHSKHRLIADENSGGFPNMKKNRGSTNVDLGRKYETRAPSLVARLMGLESMPVLQRQKSKVVQVSGYESYKPERFVNNEREHEGGVLNAEKSGSKHELRPQKLQKTSFNEQMPMTPFGVETHQFKNVLLKPKKHHPKLPTPVKSPRNLSKKNASKLIGAATRILEPGLQTSRSKSSLTYSNTLHHSPKCECVLDKGCFGQWPGVLSNQLEDSATFASVALKGHQSCPNCGCCVDNLGSRACISEQPLIFNLPSSHCAGLSGQGSEKTQLAEPTFYQELEDELPEEYPLAKAPPFTGYERPFVRHKPEKSCFSGQVCEPWMDELLSCSSNHKTQNQNQISRLRNSVPARSKLNSLSRDKVSSSDSIKERRNFASFNESSSGLTRSRLHVGMGNGKFETERCIENRQNDLVLQGQKRRSVNISRQGESCSGLSSTVNKQTYIFPHSMSGNEMGANIHSDNHQRNRTELLGLQDRVGSGQGDHTAISFRFNSPSKQKPGFPAVTKRRIQNDSATDDKSSGLNENDSRKRFERPLSLCGDALSVLLEQKLKELTCQIDDVGGNAAKKTTAMILQELITALTLEIPFQQDKSPVMSERETSSLSRLSCSKSSTICRANTVKVKRSTDQLVESDRLSPGSVLEAYSSDMSLSSSQGDTFENLDSLASINIANTSKQLVANIINNVSDIFRCLNLANCGLKGTKLDHANDVILNAELVIGYVAPTRSTVQRNFSIKHLLVEELETLATVLWMNFGCSLGVEDSKRQISFEHLRWIRS; the protein is encoded by the exons ATGAATGATAGCATGGAGAAGACGACTTCATCTTTGGCTATTGTGGAGAAGAAGCCTCAGGGAACGGGAGGATGCGTGGGCATTTTCTTCGAACTATTTGATTGGAACCGTAGGTTTTCAAAGAAGAAGCTTTTTTCCAAGAGATTGCTTCCTCCAG TTCGGTTGAAACAAGGTTCGAAGGAAAACGGGGGAGATGATAAGCACTCCAAACATAGATTG ATTGCTGATGAGAATAGCGGTGGTTTCCCAAATATGAAGAAGAATCGTGGATCGACCAATGTTGATCTTGGACGAAAGTATGAAACAAGAGCTCCTAGTTTGGTTGCCAGGCTCATGGGTCTGGAATCAATGCCGGTATTACAGAGGCAGAAGTCCAAAGTCGTTCAAGTATCTGGATATGAAAGTTATAAACCAGAGAGGTTTGTGAATAATGAGCGTGAACATGAGGGAGGAGTTTTGAATGCAGAGAAAAGTGGAAGTAAGCATGAATTGAGGCCCCAAAAGCTTCAAAAGACGAGCTTTAATGAGCAGATGCCAATGACTCCATTCGGGGTTGAGACGCATCAATTTAAGAATGTTTTATTGAAACCAAAAAAGCATCATCCCAAGCTCCCTACTCCGGTTAAAAGTCCTAGAAATCTTTCCAAGAAAAATGCTTCTAAGTTGATTGGTGCGGCGACTAGAATTCTGGAACCTGGACTACAAACCAGCAGGTCTAAATCTTCTCTCACTTACTCCAACACCTTGCACCATTCTCCTAAATGCGAGTGTGTTTTGGACAAAGGGTGCTTTGGACAATGGCCAGGTGTGTTATCAAACCAACTAGAGGATTCTGCCACATTTGCAAGTGTTGCTTTGAAGGGGCATCAGTCTTGCCCAAACTGTGGCTGTTGTGTGGATAATTTGGGTTCTAGAGCATGTATCAGTGAGCAGCCGCTCATTTTTAACTTACCGTCATCCCATTGTGCAGGTCTCTCTGGTCAAGGATCAGAAAAAACTCAGTTAGCGGAGCCAACATTTTATCAAGAACTAGAAGACGAGTTGCCAGAGGAATACCCATTAGCCAAGGCTCCTCCATTCACAGGCTATGAACGACCTTTTGTTAGGCATAAACCAGAGAAAAGTTGTTTCAGTGGACAGGTATGTGAACCTTGGATGGATGAACTCCTCTCATGTAGTTCTAACCACAAGACTCAAAACCAAAATCAGATTTCACGGCTAAGGAATTCAGTCCCTGCCAGGTCAAAACTAAACAGTCTGTCACGTGATAAGGTCTCATCGTCAGATTCCATCAAAGAGAGAAGGAATTTTGCTTCATTCAATGAAAGTTCAAGTGGCCTTACTAGGTCGCGATTGCATGTTGGAATGGGCAATGGGAAATTTGAAACTGAAAGGTGTATTGAAAACAGACAGAATGATTTGGTATTACAAGGACAAAAGAGGAGATCGGTTAATATCTCTAGACAGGGTGAAAGCTGCTCAGGTTTGAGCTCTACCGTTAATAAGCAAACTTATATTTTTCCTCATTCAATGTCTGGGAATGAAATGGGAGCAAATATTCACTCTGATAACCACCAAAGAAATAGAACTGAATTGCTTGGTTTACAGGATAGAGTTGGCAGTGGCCAGGGGGACCATACTGCTATTTCTTTTCGATTTAATTCTCCATCAAAGCAGAAACCTGGATTTCCTGCAGTTACAAAAAGAAGGATTCAAAACGATTCAGCTACTGATGACAAATCATCTGGATTAAATGAAAATGATTCAAGGAAAAGGTTTGAAAGGCCGCTTTCTCTATGTGGAGATGCCTTGAGCGTCCTTCTTGAACAAAAGTTGAAGGAATTGACTTGCCAAATTGACGATGTTGGAGGTAATGCAGCTAAGAAAACCACTGCTATGATTTTGCAGGAGCTAATAACTGCCTTAACCTTGGAAATACCGTTTCAGCAGGATAAATCTCCAGTTATGTCCGAGAGGGAAACTAGTTCTCTAAGCCGTTTGTCATGCTCAAAGTCTTCTACTATTTGTCGG GCGAACACAGTGAAAGTGAAGAGATCGACAGATCAACTAGTTGAAAGTGACCGGCTAAGTCCGGGATCTGTTCTCGAAGCATATTCTTCTGATATGAGTCTTTCCAGCAGTCAAGGCGATACTTTTG AGAATTTGGATTCTTTGGCCTCCATAAACATAGCAAATACAAGTAAACAACTGGTTGCCAATATCATCAACAATGTTTCAGACATTTTTCGATGCCTGAACCTTGCTAACTGTGGGTTGAAAGGAACGAAGCTTGATCATGCAAACGATGTTATCTTGAATGCTGAGTTGGTGATTGGATATGTAGCTCCTACCCGTTCAACTGTGCAAAGAAATTTTTCTATCAAACATTTGCTAGTCGAGGAACTTGAaacacttgcaactgttctTTGGATGAATTTTGGTTGCTCCCTTGGCGTTGAGGATAGTAAGAGGCAAATCAGCTTCGAACATTTGCGTTGGATTCGGTCATAG